One Streptomyces sp. NBC_00102 DNA segment encodes these proteins:
- a CDS encoding TetR/AcrR family transcriptional regulator, producing the protein MNQPRSTVDRLLVDESGRRPRADARRNVERLVEAARVAVAEIGVDVSAHEIARRAGVGVGTFYRRIPSLEALLELVLVEILDEISDVADQALKDPDAWNGLCMFAATYVRLRTESCGVSEALGGACGVTLAQRLEDLRGRIRRLVERTQAVGAIRTDVAWQDVPFLLAAAATGERTLDMRAGSQQWERNLQIILDGLRTTQPSMLPGTPPA; encoded by the coding sequence ATGAACCAACCGCGCAGCACAGTGGACCGCCTGCTCGTCGACGAGTCGGGCCGTCGCCCCCGCGCCGACGCGCGGCGCAACGTCGAGCGCCTGGTGGAGGCCGCCCGAGTTGCGGTTGCCGAAATTGGCGTTGATGTATCCGCACACGAGATCGCGCGCCGGGCAGGCGTGGGTGTCGGCACCTTCTACCGGCGCATCCCCTCCCTTGAGGCGCTCCTAGAGCTAGTGCTCGTGGAGATCCTCGACGAGATCTCAGACGTGGCCGATCAAGCTCTAAAGGACCCGGACGCCTGGAACGGACTCTGCATGTTCGCCGCAACTTACGTGCGCCTCCGGACAGAGAGCTGCGGCGTCAGCGAGGCACTCGGCGGGGCCTGCGGGGTCACTCTCGCCCAGCGCCTGGAGGACCTGCGGGGACGGATTCGGCGTCTCGTGGAGCGCACCCAAGCAGTCGGCGCCATACGAACGGACGTCGCCTGGCAGGATGTCCCCTTCCTGCTCGCTGCCGCTGCGACTGGTGAGCGCACCCTGGACATGCGAGCGGGCAGTCAGCAGTGGGAGCGCAATCTCCAGATCATTCTCGACGGACTGCGCACGACTCAGCCGAGCATGCTGCCAGGCACTCCGCCAGCCTGA